A genomic segment from Cyprinus carpio isolate SPL01 chromosome A4, ASM1834038v1, whole genome shotgun sequence encodes:
- the LOC122134349 gene encoding collagen alpha-1(XXI) chain-like, with product MKGEPGYVMGGMEVLPGRKGEPGSSCLIKRVPQVLQGYLDLQDSQVCLGLQALLDSLLRARLENLVRKDHVENQDPKEKRGSMEGLPGLPGQVGVDELPGLPGQKGEKGEEGIGIQGVQGPPGPKGEKGNKGLQGPMVSVLYLKSMQQSKRLLSCAICNLQFPYSSKR from the exons ATGAAGGGCGAGCCAGGATATGTTATGGGAGGTATGGAGGTTCTTCCAGGACGTAAAGGAGAACCTGGATCCTCT TGCTTGATTAAAAGGGTCCCCCAGGTGCTCCAGGGGTATCTGGACCTCCAGGACTCCCAGGTTTGCCTGGGCCTCCAGGCTCTCCTGGACTCTCTATTAAG GGCGAGACTGGAGAATCTGGTTCGAAA GGACCACGTGGAAAACCAGGACCCAAAGGAGAAAAGGGGGAGCATGGAA GGTCTACCAGGTTTACCAGGACAAGTGGGGGTAGATGAACTTCCAGGACTTCCTGGTCAGAAGGGGGAGAAG GGAGAGGAAGGTATCGGAATTCAGGGTGTTCAAGGTCCACCTGGGCCAAAAGGAGAAAAG GGTAATAAAGGACTACAAGGCCCAATGGTAAGTGTGTTGTATTTAAAATCAATGCAGCAGAGTAAAAGACTGTTGTCTTGTGCAATATGTAATTTGCAGTTTCCATATTCATCCAAACGGTGA